In Tubulanus polymorphus chromosome 8, tnTubPoly1.2, whole genome shotgun sequence, one genomic interval encodes:
- the LOC141910010 gene encoding G2/M phase-specific E3 ubiquitin-protein ligase-like codes for MEQPTTQNQHIQMNQVAVASTSQHSATVLSPIAGSVSDQDSIIDGASSTIIIRDTDDLMTLRDILNMLQPDEHANGVNLINVGDRSEALYVGFRAALRRQWCARNRLNVLFEAEFAIDGGGPTREFLTLFVKQLSNSCLFAGNEEKKFLALSASAVEKQYYLAAGRILSYSITHRGPLPTFLDPFTYAMIANETRGNKIPLEACGDEKDTLEQIAGCEDEESFNEMVAKHECVISVSGCMTLATYNNKERLIKGLCKFLAVQRLSVPLAQLKSGLEDNGVLFYITAYPHLFKDAFCKLEGRKYTAEDVYALFDMEQTYWSEPESNRLRLENRAYGYFKEYILDIEGEFITDFIRFITGLEEIPVLGFSPKLTLQFRHRGDIGDCTKDFPIANTCGNVLSVPVHNSYELFKFYMDAAIKNASQTFTEA; via the exons ATGGAACAACCAACAACACAGAATCAGCACATTCAGATGAACCAAGTAGCTGTTGCAAGTACTTCTCAACATTCTGCGACTGTTCTCAGTCCAATAGCAGGCTCGGTTTCAGATCAGGACTCTATTATTGACGGTGCTAGTAGTACAATTATCATTCGTGACACAGACGATCTCATGACACTCAGAGATATATTGAACATGCTTCAGCCCGATGAACACGCAAATGGggtaaatttgataaatgtagGGGACCGCAGTGAGGCACTCTACGTCGGATTTCGAGCTGCTTTAAGAAGACAGTGGTGCGCCCGAAACAGATTAAACGTATTGTTTGAGGCGGAATTTGCAATTGATGGAGGTGGTCCAACGAGAGAATTTCTTACTTTATTCGTCAAACAGCTGAGTAATTCGTGTTTGTTCGCTGGAAATGAAGAGAAAAAATTCTTGGCTTTGAGCGCATCAG CCGTTGAAAAGCAGTATTATCTGGCAGCTGGACGCATACTTTCGTACAGCATAACGCACAGAGGACCACTACCAACCTTCTTGGATCCATTTACGTATGCGATGATTGCAAACGAGACTAGAGGGAATAAGATACCGTTGGAAGCTTGCGGGGATGAGAAAGATACTTTAGAACAG ATAGCAGGATGTGAAGATGAAGAAAGCTTCAACGAGATGGTGGCAAAACATGAATGCGTCATCTCAGTTTCTGGCTGCATGACTCTGGCAACATATAACAACAAGGAGCGACTAATCAAAGGACTATGTAAATTTCTGGCTGTTCAGCGACTGAGTGTACCTTTGGCACA GTTAAAATCTGGATTGGAGGATAATGGCGTGTTATTTTACATAACCGCATACCCACATCTTTTTAAAGATGCGTTTTGTAAACTGGAAGGCAGAAAATATACAGCCGAGGATGTGTATGCTCTATTCGACATGGAACAAACCTACTGGAGCGAACCAGAATCAAATCGATTACGTTTGGAAAACAGAGCATAcggatatttcaaggaatatATCCTTGATATCGAAG gTGAATTCATTACGGATTTCATACGTTTCATCACTGGCCTAGAAGAGATTCCAGTTTTAGGGTTCAGCCCTAAATTAACCCTGCAGTTTCGACATCGGGGAGATATTGGTGACTGTACTAAAGACTTTCCCATTGCAAACACATGCGGCAATGTTCTTTCGGTGCCGGTACACAATTCTTACGAATTGTTTAAATTTTATATGGATGCAGCAATAAAAAATGCCAGCCAAACTTTCACTGAGGCATAG
- the LOC141910011 gene encoding uncharacterized protein LOC141910011 gives MSCFLQEEGQDDDVSSEDNIITQLFNDGFTNKEICHSLETYFGLAMSERTLKRRLNKLGLKRRCNYQLHEVVSVVEEEVRGSGSCLGYRAMISRLRNRYGIRVPRTVVSGVQRLIDPEGVRERASGILRRRNYSAKGPNYLIHVDGHDKLKPYGFAIHGAIDGYSRRILWLNVSNTNNDPAVIGWYFVDFIEQIKAVPRCVRIDAGTENGILASIQEAFLTDHTNEASVVIGRSTSNQRIERWWRTLRHSLGQYWMNLFKDMADRGLFSNADPIHIDTLRYCFFYLITNDLLDFQREWNTHVIGPQSNMEVPSGKPDLLYFTPEVFGTDDYKVAIDTGILDQIRRDFCKIPNRTRGCDPQFSALCDGILAQSNFGRFPSTSIEACDMLLVFLVIPPDDGC, from the exons ATGTCGTGTTTTCTACAAGAAGAAGGACAGGATGATGATGTCAGCTCAG AGGACAATATCATCACACAATTGTTCAACGACGGATTTACTAATAAGGAAATTTGCCACTCACTCGAGACTTATTTTGGATTGGCAATGAG TGAGCGTACATTAAAACGGCGACTCAACAAACTGGGATTAAAAAGGAGATGTAACTATCAATTACATGAAGTTGTCAGTGTAGTAGAG GAAGAGGTACGTGGCAGTGGTAGCTGTTTGGGCTACAGAGCCATGATTAGTCGATTGAGGAATCGCTATGGAATTCGTGTTCCTAG gaCAGTTGTTTCGGGTGTCCAGCGCTTGATTGATCCAGAAGGAGTCAGGGAAAGAGCTAGTGGTATCCTCCGTCGCCGTAATTATTCAGCCAAAGGTCCTAATTATTTGATACATGTTGATGGGCATGATAAGCTTAAGCCGTATGGCTTTGCTATACATGGAGCCATAGATGG TTATTCTAGGAGGATTCTTTGGCTCAACGTAAGCAATACAAATAATGACCCTGCTGTTATTGGCTGGTATTTTGTCGATTTTATAGAGCAAATAAAAG cTGTACCTCGTTGCGTCAGGATTGATGCGGGGACCGAAAATGGTATTTTGGCATCCATTCAAGAAGCTTTCCTTACGGACCATACAAATGAAGCCAGTGTAGTAATCGGAAGATCTACTAGTAATCAG CGAATAGAGAGGTGGTGGCGAACACTGAGACATTCACTTGGCCAATATTGGATGAATCTGTTCAAAGACATGGCGGATCGTGGTTTGTTTTCGAATGCTGATCCTATTCATAT TGACACGCTACGatactgttttttttatttgatcacCAACGACTTGCTTGACTTCCAAAGGGAATGGAACACACATGTAATTGGTCCTCAGAGTAACATGGAAGTACCGAGTGGTAAACCTGATTTATTGTACTTCACTCCAGAGGTGTTTG GAACAGATGATTACAAAGTGGCCATTGATACGGGAATACTGGATCAAATACGCCGGGATTTTTGCAAAATCCCAAATCGAACTCGAGGGTGTGATCCACAATTTTCCGCGTTATGTGATGGAATTCTCGCGCAAAGCAATTTTGGAAGATTTCCTTCAACCTCGATCGAAGCTTGCGACAT GTTACTTGtatttctggtcattccacctgatgatggctgttaa